ACAGTCAGCGCCGAGGTGACGCCCAGGCTGATGCCGAGATAGATCCAGCGGGCGCGCCGGCCGAGCAGGCGCAGTTCGCTGCGCGCGGAGACGCGGGCCGTGTCGCTCACGGAGGCCAGGCGTTCCTCCAGGCGGCGGCTGCGATCGACGATGCGGGCCAGCCGGCTGGAGAAGGCATTGATGAAGGCGCCGATACCAGCCAGCAGGAAGACCGGGGCCACGGCCAGCTGGATGACGCTGGCGATCTCGCTCGCTGGCGCGGCCATGGTGCTAGTTCTCCGCCTTTGGCCGGCGGCGCCGCCGGCGGCCGGGGCCGCCCTCGCCGGCCGGGCGCCCCCCCGCGGGCCGGCCGGCCCTGCCGGGTGGTTTGCCGCCGCGACCGAGGCGCTCGATCTTCGCCGCGGGCAGGGGCTCGGCCAGCAGTTCCGTCTCCACGATGGCCATGGGGATCTTCTGATCGATGTATTCCTCGATCTCCGGCAGGTGGAAGGCGTAGTCCTCGCAGGCGAAGCTGACGGCATCCCCCTCGGCGCCGGCACGCGCGGTGCGGCCTATGCGGTGCACGTAGTCCTCGGCCGACTGCGGCAGGTCGTAGTTGAAGACGTGGGTCACGTCGGGGATGTGCAGGCCGCGGGCCGCCACGTCGGTGGCGATGAGGATGTCGTAGGTGCCCTCGCCGAATTCCGACAACAGGCGCTGGCGCTTCTTCTGCGGGACGTCGCCGGAGAGCAGGGCGGCCTTGAAGCCGTTGCCCGTGAGCCAGGCCAGTACGTTTTCGGCCACGCGCTTGGTGTTGACGAAGACGATGCTGCGCTCCGGGCGGTATTTCCGCAGCAGGCCGATGAGCAGCGGGATCTTCTGTTCGTTGCCGGGGTAGTACACCTCCTGGCGCACGCGCTCGGCGGTGACCTGCTCGGCCTCGATCTTCACCAGTTCCGGGTTGTTCATGTGCTCGTAGGCCAGTTCCATCACGCGGTAGGACAGCGTGGCGGAGAAGAGCATGGAAAGCCGCTGGTCCGGTGGAGGCAGGCGGCGCAGCAGGAAGCGGATGTCCTTGATGAAGCCGAGGTCGAACATGCGGTCGGCCTCGTCCAGCACCATCACCTGCACGGCCTTCAGGTCGAAGACGTGCTGTTTGAAGTAGTCGATGATGCGCCCGGGGGTGCCGATGAGCACGTCGATGCCGTCGACGAGCTGCTGACGCTGCTTGTCGTAGTCCACGCCGCCGTAGACCAGGCCGAGCTTCAGGCCGGTGTGGCGCCCCAGGGCCTCGGCGTCCTTGTGGATCTGGATGGCGAGTTCCCGGGTGGGGGCCAGCACCAGGGCGCGCGGCTGGTTGGCGCGCCGCTCGGCGCTCCCGGGCTGGCGCAGCAGACGGGTGAAGATGGCCACCAGGAAGGCGGCGGTCTTGCCCGTGCCGGTCTGTGCCTGGCCGGCCACGTCGTGGCCCTTCAGCGCCACCGGCAGGGTCCCGGCCTGGATGGGGGTGCAGCGGGAAAATCCCGCCTCTTCAACGCCTTGCAGTACCTCGCCGGGCAGGTCGAGGGCCTGGAAGGTCATGTCGCTCAGGTGCGTATCGCCCATGGGATCCTTGTGCGTGTGTGTATCCCCCGGACTTGAAAATCTGGTCCGTATGGGATCAAATGCGTGAAAAGACACGCCGGCCGACGAGACCGGCGTTTTCTATCCCGCTGACACTATATCAATTATCCGGGCGGGTTTCGTGTACACGGATTCTAGCGGAGGCGAGACGAGTGAGCGACAAGATGGTGTACCTGACGGACGACAGCTTCGATGCGGACGTACTCAAGTCCGATACGCCCGTCCTGGTCGACTACTGGGCCGAGTGGTGCGGTCCCTGCAAGATGATCGCGCCGATCCTGGACGAGATCGCCGATGAGTACGAGGGCCGCCTGAAGGTCGCCAAGCTCAACATCGACGAGAACCCGGCCACCCCGCCCAAGTTCGGTATCCGCGGTATCCCCACCCTGATGCTGTTCAAGAACGGCGAGGTCGAGGCCACCAAGGTGGGCGCCCTGTCCAAGTCCCAGCTGACGGCCTTCATCGACCAGAACCTGTAAGCCGATACATCGCGACGGCCCCGGCGTATCGCCGGGGCTGGACCTCGCCCGGTAACCGTGCTAGCTTAATCCCCGCAGCCACGACAACTACAATCCTTCCGTCCCCGGCTGCACCTCATAGAATCAACTGAAATCATCAAGGCCCCCGGCCGGTTCCGCGCTGGCTGACGCCGTTCTTCCGTATCACACCATCCCTGAACCAACAAAACCCGTTTCCTATGAATCTGACCGAACTGAAGCAGAAACCCCCCGCCGACTTGCTGGAACTTGCCAAGAGCATGGGGATCGAGGGCATGTCGCGTGCCCGTAAACAGGACATCATCTTCGCCATCCTCAAGGCGCACGCGAAAAGCGGCGAGGACATCTTCGGCGACGGGGTGCTGGAAATCCTCCAGGACGGGTTTGGTTTCCTGCGGTCGGCGGACAGCTCCTATCTCGCCGGGCCGGATGACATCTACGTCTCGCCCAGCCAGATACGCCGCTTCGGCCTGCGCACGGGGGACACGGTCTCCGGCAAGATCCGGCCGCCCAAGGAGGGTGAGCGTTACTTCGCGATGCTCAAGGTCTCCGAGATCAATTTCGAGACCCCGGAAAACGCCAAGAACAAGATCCTGTTCGAAAACCTCACCCCGCTGCATCCCGAAGAACGCCTGCGCATGGAGCTCGGCAACGGCTCCACGGAAGACATCACTGCCCGCGTCATCGACATCGTCTCCCCCATCGGCAAGGGCCAGCGCGGCCTGATCGTCTCGCCGCCCAAGGCCGGCAAGACCATGATGCTGCAGAACATCGCCCAGAGCATCGCCGCCAATCATCCCGAGTGCTATCTCATCGTGCTGCTCATCGACGAGCGGCCGGAAGAGGTGACGGAGATGCAGCGCATGGTGCGTGGCGAGGTGGTGTCCTCGACCTTCGACGAGCCGGCCAGCCGCCACGTGCAGGTGGCCGAGATGGTCATCGAGAAGGCCAAGCGCCTGGTCGAGCACAAGCGCGACGTGGTGATCCTGCTGGATTCCATCACCCGCCTGGCGCGCGCCTACAACACCGTGATCCCGTCCTCGGGCAAGGTGCTCACCGGCGGCGTGGATGCCAACGCCCTGCATCGCCCCAAGCGCTTCTTCGGCGCCGCGCGCAATATCGAGGAGGGCGGCAGCCTCACCATCATCGCCACCGCTCTGATCGATACCGGCTCGAAGATGGACGAGGTCATCTACGAGGAGTTCAAGGGTACCGGCAACATGGAGGTGCACCTGGATCGCCGCATCGCCGAGAAGCGCGTATTCCCCGCCATCAACATCAATCGCTCCGGCACGCGTCGCGAGGAACTGCTCACCCGTACCGAGGAACTGCAGAAGCTGTGGATCCTGCGCAAGTTCCTGCACTCGATGGATGACCTGGAGGCGATGGAGTTCCTCTTCGATCGCCTCTCGCAGACCAAGGTCAACGACGAGTTCTTCGATGCGATGAAGAGCCGCTAGCGCCCGGCCTGGTCCAGACCGAAGAAGATGAGGACGCCCGCTATTGCGGGCGTCCTTGTTTCAGGTGTGCGGTGCGATGCCGTTGTCGATATAGCAGCGCGGCGCCGTGTCCCAGATCTCGCGCGCATAGTCCCGCACGGTGCGGTCGATGGAGAACTTGCCCATGCGTGCTGTGTTGAGCATGGCCTTGCGCGTCCAGGCATCCGGGTCGCGGTAGAGTTCGTCCACCTTTTCCTGCGTGGCCACGTAGGCGGGAAAGTCCGCCAGCAGCATGTAGTGATCCACGTTCAACAGGTTGTCGACCAGGTCGCGATAGCGGTCGGCCTCCTCGGGGCAGAAGAAGCCCGTGCCGATCATGTCGAGCACCCGCCGCAGCTCCGCATTGTTCTCGTAATACAGCCGCGGGCGATAGCCCTCTGCGCGCAGGCCCTCCACCTCGTCGGCCTTCATGCCGAAGATGAAGATGTTGTCCTCGCCCACCTCCTCGGCAATCTCGATGTTGGCGCCGTCCAGGGTGCCGATGGTGAGCGCACCGTTGAGCGCGAGCTTCATGTTGCCGGTGCCCGAGGCCTCGGTGCCGGCGGTGGAGATCTGCTGCGAGAGGTCGGCGGCCGGGATGATCACGCCGGCCAGCGACACCTCGTAGTTGGGCAGGAAGATCAGTTTCAGACGGTCACCCACCAGTGGATCGTGATTGATGATATCGGCGACGTCGTGGATCAGGCGGATGATCTTCTTCGCCACGGCGTAGCCCGGGGCGGCCTTGCCGGCGAAGATCACCACGCGCGGCACGCGGTGCTCGGCCTGGCCGTCGCGGATGCGGTTGTAGAGCGCGATGACGTGCAGCAGGTTGAGCAGCTGGCGCTTGTACTCGTGGATGCGCTTGATCTGCACGTCGAACAGCGCCGCGGTGCTGACGGCCTGCCCGGTCTTGCGCAGGATAAGCTCAGCGAGCTGGCGCTTGTTGGCCTGCTTGACCTGGCGGAAGGCCTCGCGGCAGCTGGCGTTCTCGATATGCGGCTCGAGTTCG
This region of Chromatiales bacterium genomic DNA includes:
- the trxA gene encoding thioredoxin TrxA produces the protein MSDKMVYLTDDSFDADVLKSDTPVLVDYWAEWCGPCKMIAPILDEIADEYEGRLKVAKLNIDENPATPPKFGIRGIPTLMLFKNGEVEATKVGALSKSQLTAFIDQNL
- the rho gene encoding transcription termination factor Rho, with protein sequence MNLTELKQKPPADLLELAKSMGIEGMSRARKQDIIFAILKAHAKSGEDIFGDGVLEILQDGFGFLRSADSSYLAGPDDIYVSPSQIRRFGLRTGDTVSGKIRPPKEGERYFAMLKVSEINFETPENAKNKILFENLTPLHPEERLRMELGNGSTEDITARVIDIVSPIGKGQRGLIVSPPKAGKTMMLQNIAQSIAANHPECYLIVLLIDERPEEVTEMQRMVRGEVVSSTFDEPASRHVQVAEMVIEKAKRLVEHKRDVVILLDSITRLARAYNTVIPSSGKVLTGGVDANALHRPKRFFGAARNIEEGGSLTIIATALIDTGSKMDEVIYEEFKGTGNMEVHLDRRIAEKRVFPAININRSGTRREELLTRTEELQKLWILRKFLHSMDDLEAMEFLFDRLSQTKVNDEFFDAMKSR
- a CDS encoding DUF2721 domain-containing protein, with translation MAAPASEIASVIQLAVAPVFLLAGIGAFINAFSSRLARIVDRSRRLEERLASVSDTARVSARSELRLLGRRARWIYLGISLGVTSALTVCLLIISAFVEHFLGLNLANLIGALFVLAMLALVGALLAFLREVFLAIRTLAIGGD
- the rhlB gene encoding ATP-dependent RNA helicase RhlB, which produces MGDTHLSDMTFQALDLPGEVLQGVEEAGFSRCTPIQAGTLPVALKGHDVAGQAQTGTGKTAAFLVAIFTRLLRQPGSAERRANQPRALVLAPTRELAIQIHKDAEALGRHTGLKLGLVYGGVDYDKQRQQLVDGIDVLIGTPGRIIDYFKQHVFDLKAVQVMVLDEADRMFDLGFIKDIRFLLRRLPPPDQRLSMLFSATLSYRVMELAYEHMNNPELVKIEAEQVTAERVRQEVYYPGNEQKIPLLIGLLRKYRPERSIVFVNTKRVAENVLAWLTGNGFKAALLSGDVPQKKRQRLLSEFGEGTYDILIATDVAARGLHIPDVTHVFNYDLPQSAEDYVHRIGRTARAGAEGDAVSFACEDYAFHLPEIEEYIDQKIPMAIVETELLAEPLPAAKIERLGRGGKPPGRAGRPAGGRPAGEGGPGRRRRRRPKAEN